A single Saccopteryx bilineata isolate mSacBil1 chromosome 9, mSacBil1_pri_phased_curated, whole genome shotgun sequence DNA region contains:
- the ANKRD11 gene encoding ankyrin repeat domain-containing protein 11 isoform X3: MESRRTRTQMPPAQSMSWFKAGSLLEAPWHEMEVPRSKKKEKQGPERKRIKKEPVTRKAGLLFGMGLSGIRAGYPLSERQQVALLMQMTAEESANSPVDTTPKHPSQSTVCQKGTPNSASKTKDKVNKRNERGETRLHRAAIRGDARRIKELISEGADVNVKDFAGWTALHEACNRGYYDVAKQLLAAGAEVNTKGLDDDTPLHDAANNGHYKVVKLLLRYGGNPQQSNRKGETPLKVANSPTMVNLLLGKGTYTSSEESSTESSEEEDAPSFAPSSSVDGNNTDSEFEKGLKHKAKNPEPQKTVTPVKDEYEFDEDDEQDRVPPVDDKHLLKKDYRKETKSNSFISIPKMEVKSYTKNNTIAPKKAAHRILSDTSDEEDISVTVGTGEKLRLSAHTVLPSNKTREPSNSKQQKEKNKVKKKRKKETKGKEVRFGKRSDKFCSSESDSESSESGEDDRDSVGSPGCLKESPLVLKDPSLFSSLSASSTSSHGSSTTQKHNPSHTDQHAKHWRTDNWKTISSPAWSEVSSLSDSTRTRLTSESDCSSEGSSVESLKPVRKRQDHRKRGSLQSALSEKKSSFHPSVDGAIPKLDKEGKVVKKHKTKHKHKNKEKGLCSVSQELKLKSFTYEYEDSKQRSDKAILLDNDISTENKLKVLKHDRDHFKKEDKLSKMKSEEKEWLFKDDIIKVSKDEKSLKRIKDMNKDISRSFREEKDRSNKAEKEKLVKEKSPKEEKLRLYKEERKKKSKDRPSKLEKKNDFKEDKISKEKEKTFREDKEKLKKEKIYREDCAFDDYCNKSQFLDNEDSKFSLSDDQQDRWFSDLSDSSFDFKGEDSWDSPVTDYRDIKNDSVARLILETVKEDNKEKKRENKNREKRDYSEKRDKDAFFRKKDRDYLDKNSEKRKDQIEKHKSIPSYLSEKEKKRRESADGGRDRKDRDLSDICRDRKDPLESGKERKDGRVKAEEAYREDLKEYSCESIFKDRSDCDFGKSLESWERHHPVREKEKKDGLEKEKKEKIKLEKYKDKSNDKDKNEKSILEKQKDKEFDKCFKEKKDSKEKHKDIHSKEKERKSSLDQIKEKKEKSFPGIISEDFSEKKDEKKGKEKSWYIADIFTDESEDEKDDYTASGFKIGETNEVQRADSLQEKDDGREPYPSDRHRKHCADRQHVEKQKEKELKEKKKEKGATEGGKDKKEKVFEKHKEKKDKESTEKYKDRKDRTSVDSTQEKKNKQKPSEKVEKKPSAEDKAKSRHRERPDKEHCRERKMSKSAEVEKSLLEKLEEETLHEYREDSNDKISEVSSDSFTDRGQEPGLSTLLEVSFTEPPEERVKENCPQEKLKEKERHRHSSSSSKKSHDRERVKKEKSEKKEKSDDYKDIGSRKDSSQYEKDFLDADAYGISYSTKTDIEDELDKAIELFSTEKKDKNDSEREPSKKIEKELKPYGSSAINILKERKRREKHREKWRDEKERHRDKHGDGLLRHHKDEHKPAAKDKDSPPSTFKDKSKDESLKLSETKLKEKFKENLEKEKGDSVKISNGNDKLPPSKDPGKKDVRPREKLLGDGDLMMTSFERMLSQKDLEIEERHKRHKERMKQMEKMRHRSGDPKLKERMKPGEDLRKKSLDVPPKKPLGLDTALKDKKLKELAPAPAVPENKPHSGPAVDARDWLAGPHMKEVLPASPRPDQNRPTGVPTPASLVSGPSYEEAMHTPRTPSCSADDYPDLIFDCTDPPPVSSTATSACSPSFFDRFSVAASGISETSSQTPTRPLCTNLYRSVSVDIRRTPEEEFSIGDKLFRQQSVPTASSYDSPGQHLEDKVPVPSGPSEKFACLSPGYYSPDYGIPSPKVDTLHCPPTAVVTTTPSPEGAFSGLQAKSPTSHRDELLAPSMEGALPPDLGIPLDATEDQQATAAIIPPEPSYLEPLDEGPFSTVITEDPVEWAHPASSEQGLSSSLMGSTPENPVTWSMGSDLMLKSPQRFPESPKHFCPTESLHPAAPGPFGTTDPPYPVSPVPYPLSVPEPGLEEVKDASTEVIPATISTAEEPASFTPSSRLESFFSNCKSLPEAPPDVPPEPACMTTVAQVEALGPLENTFLENGHSLSALSQVEPVPWPDAFPNSEDDLDLGPFSLPELPLQTKDVSDIETEPVEESSLVSPESTPAGVPVVLNGGDVAASAAEEQLVLSTDQAATRLHAEPEPSPSEGPKPDMILEATVEEEAMSEGRAPEASDSSLGPTPAPPEQHPPGSSGDEEAEGPGSLAVSHSTPEPLGDSPAQAQVVNGAGPHDSAGLESLPGSIQPETTEPEPRPTAEAPKAPKVEEIPQRMTRNRAQMLANQNKQSSPPSEKEPVPAPTPRTKGRGSEEEDPQAQHPRKRRFQRSSQQLQQQMNTSTQQTREVIQQTLAAIVDAIKLDDIEPYHSDRSNPYFEYLQIRKKIEEKRKILCYITPQAPQCYAEYVTYTGSYLLDGKPLSKLHIPVIAPPPSLAEPLKELFKQQEAVRGKLRLQHSIEREKLIVSCEQEILRVHCRAARTIANQAVPFSACTMLLDSEVYNMPLESQGDENKSVRDRFNARQFISWLQDVDDKYDRMKTCLLMRQQHEAAALNAVQRMEWQLKVQELDPAGHKSLCVNEVPSFYVPMVDVNDDFVLLPA; the protein is encoded by the exons ATGCCTCCAGCTCAGTCCATGTCGTGGTTCAAGGCGGGTTCGCTCCTCGAAGCGCCATGGCATGAAATGGAGGTGCCTAGAAGCAAGAAGAAAG AGAAGCAGGGTCCTGAACGGAAGAGGATCAAGAAGGAGCCTGTTACCCGGAAGGCCGGGCTGCTGTTTGGCATGGGGCTGTCTGGGATCCGTGCCGGCTACCCCCTCTCTGAACGCCAGCAGGTGGCTCTCCTCATGCAGATGACAGCTGAAGAGTCTGCAAACAGCCCAG tagatacaacaccaaagcaTCCCTCCCAGTCGACAGTGTGTCAGAAGGGGACTCCTAATTCTGCCTCAAAAACCAAAGATAAAGTGAACAAGAGAAATGAGCGTGGAGAGACCCGCCTGCATCGAGCTGCCATCCGGGGAGACGCTCGGCGCATCAAGGAACTCATCAGTGAGGGTGCGGATGTCAACGTCAAAGACTTTGCAG GCTGGACAGCGCTGCATGAGGCATGTAACCGGGGCTACTATGACGTTGCCAAGCAGTTGCTGGCTGCGGGTGCAGAGGTGAACACCAAGGGCCTGGATGATGATACGCCCCTGCATGATGCTGCCAACAATGGGCACTACAAG GTGGTGAAACTGCTGCTGCGATATGGAGGGAATCCTCAGCAGAGTAACCGAAAGGGCGAGACGCCACTGAAGGTGGCCAACTCTCCGACCATGGTGAACCTCCTGTTGGGCAAGGGCACCTACACGTCCAGTGAGGAGAGCTCGACTG AGAGCTCAGAAGAGGAAGATGCCCCATCATTCGCACCTTCAAGTTCAGTTGATGGAAATAATACGGACTCTGAGTTTGAAAAAGGCCTAAAGCACAAGGCTAAGAATCCAGAGCCTCAGAAAACTGTGACCCCTGTCAAGGATGAGTATGAATTTGACGAGGATGACGAGCAGGACAGAGTCCCTCCAGTGGATGACAAACACTTACTGAAAAAGGATTACAGAAAAGAGACTAAatcaaatagttttatttctatacCCAAAATGGAAGTGAAAAGTTACACTAAAAATAACACGATTGCACCAAAGAAAGCAGCTCATCGCATCTTGTCAGACACCTCAGATGAGGAGGACATCAGTGTCACTGTGGGGACAGGAGAGAAGTTGAGACTCTCTGCACACACAGTATTGCCCAGTAATAAAACACGGGAACCTTCTAATTCCAAgcagcagaaggaaaaaaataaagtgaaaaagaagcgaaagaaagaaacaaaaggcaaagAAGTGCGGTTTGGGAAAAGGAGTGACAAGTTCTGTTCCTCTGAGTCAGACAGTGAGTCGTCGGAGAGTGGCGAGGATGACAGGGACTCAGTAGGAAGCCCTGGCTGCCTCAAGGAGTCCCCTCTGGTGCTGAAGGACCCTTCCCTGTTCAGTTCCTTGTCTGCTTCTTCCACCTCGTCTCATGGGAGCTCCACCACCCAGAAACATAACCCCAGCCACACAGACCAGCATGCCAAACACTGGCGGACAGATAATTGGAAAACCATTTCTTCTCCTGCCTGGTCAGAGGTCAGCTCCTTATCAGACTCCACGAGAACGCGACTGACCAGCGAGTCGGACTGTTCCTCTGAGGGCTCCAGTGTGGAGTCTCTGAAGCCGGTGAGGAAAAGGCAGGACCATAGGAAGCGGGGCAGCCTGCAGAGTGCTCTGTCAGAGAAGAAGAGCTCCTTCCACCCCAGTGTGGATGGCGCCATTCCTAAGCTAGACAAAGAGGGGAAAGTGGTCAAGAAACACAAAAcgaaacacaaacacaaaaacaaggaGAAAGGACTTTGTTCAGTCAGTCAGGAGCTCAAATTGAAAAGTTTCACTTATGAATATGAGGACTCAAAGCAAAGGTCAGACAAAGCTATACTTTTAGACAATGATATTTCCACTGAAAACAAGTTGAAAGTATTAAAACACGATAGAGACCACTTTAAGAAAGAAGATAAGCTTAGCAAAATGaagtcagaagaaaaagaatggctCTTTAAAGATGACATAATAAAGGTCTCTAAAGATGAAAAGTCACTCAAGAGAATCAAAGACATGAACAAAGATATCAGCAGATCTTTCCGAGAAGAAAAAGATCGTTCAAATAAAGCAGAAAAGGAGAAATTAGTAAAGGAAAAGTCTCCAAAAGAGGAAAAACTGAGACTatacaaagaggaaagaaagaaaaagtccaaGGACAGGCCCtcaaaattagagaaaaagaatgattttaaagaggacaaaatttcaaaagagaaggaaaagactttcagagaagataaagaaaaactcaaaaaagaaaaaatttacaggGAAGATTGTGCTTTTGATGACTATTGTAACAAAAGTCAGTTTCTGGACAATGAAGATAGCAAATTTAGCCTTTCTGATGATCAGCAAGATCGGTGGTTTTCTGATTTGTCTGATTCATCCTTTGATTTCAAAGGGGAAGATAGTTGGGATTCTCCAGTGACAGACTATAGGGACATTAAAAATGACTCTGTGGCCAGACTGATCTTGGAAACAGTGAAAGAAGACAATAAAGAGAAGAAGCGGGAAAACAAAAACCGGGAGAAGCGAGACTACAGTGAAAAACGTGACAAAGATGCTTTCtttagaaagaaagacagagactaTTTGGATAAAAACTCTGAGAAGAGAAAAGACCAAATTGAAAAGCATAAAAGTATTCCCAGCTATCtttcagaaaaggagaaaaagaggagagagtctgCTGACGGCGGGCGAGACAGGAAGGACAGGGATCTGAGCGACATCTGCAGGGACAGGAAGGACCCTCTCGAGAGTGGCAAGGAGCGGAAAGATGGCAGAGTGAAGGCCGAAGAGGCATATAGGGAGGACCTGAAGGAGTATAGCTGTGAAAGCATCTTCAAAGACAGGTCTGACTGTGACTTTGGGAAGAGTCTGGAGTCTTGGGAAAGGCATCAtccagtgagagagaaggaaaagaaagacggccttgagaaggagaagaaggaaaaaatcaaattagaaaaatacaaagataagtccaatgacaaagataaaaatgaaaaatctatccttgaaaaacagaaagacaaagaatttgataaatgttttaaagagaaaaaagactctaAAGAAAAGCATAAAGATATACAtagcaaagaaaaggaaagaaaatcatctCTTgaccaaattaaagaaaaaaaggagaagagttTCCCTGGAATTATCTCAGAAgacttctctgaaaaaaaagatgaaaaaaagggTAAAGAGAAAAGCTGGTATATTGCAGATATATTCACAGATGAAAGTGAAGATGAAAAGGATGATTATACAGCAAGTGGATTCAAAATTGGAGAGACCAATGAAGTACAGAGGGCAGACAGCCTGCAGGAAAAAGACGATGGGAGGGAGCCGTACCCCTCAGACAGACACCGGAAGCACTGTGCTGACAGACAGcatgtggagaagcagaaagagaaagaactcaaagaaaagaaaaaggaaaaaggagccACAGAAGGGgggaaagacaagaaagaaaaagtctttgaaaagcacaaagaaaagaaagataaagaatctacagaaaaatacaaggacAGGAAAGACCGAACTTCAGTTGATTCtactcaggaaaagaaaaacaaacagaaaccctCTGAGAAGGTAGAGAAGAAGCCTTCTGCTGAAGACAAGGCCAAGAGCAGGCACAGGGAGAGGCCAGATAAGGAGCACTGCAGAGAGAGGAAGATGTCAAAAAGTGCTGAGGTGGAGAAGAGCCTACTGGAAAAGTTAGAAGAAGAAACTCTGCATGAGTACAGGGAAGACTCCAATGACAAGATCAGTGAGGTGTCCTCTGACAGTTTCACTGACCGAGGGCAGGAACCAGGCCTGAGTACTCTCCTGGAGGTATCTTTCACAGAGCCTCCAGaagagagagtaaaggagaaCTGTCCACAGGAGaaactgaaggagaaagaaaggcacaGGCACTCTTCATCCTCATCCAAGAAAAGTCACGACCGAGAGAGAGTCAAGAAAGAGAagtctgagaaaaaagaaaagagtgatgACTATAAGGACATCGGCAGCAGGAAGGACTCCAGCCAATATGAAAAGGACTTCTTGGATGCTGATGCTTATGGTATTTCTTATAGTACAAAAACTGACATAGAAGATGAATTAGATAAAgccattgaattgttttctacagaaaagaaagataaaaatgattcTGAAAGAGAACCTtccaagaaaatagaaaaggaactaaagcctTATGGATCTAGTGCCATCAACatcctaaaagagaggaagagacgaGAGAAACACcgagagaaatggagagatgagaaggagaGACACAGGGATAAGCACGGAGATGGGCTCCTGAGACATCACAAGGATGAGCACAAGCCTGCAGCCAAAGACAAGGACAGTCCTCCAAGTACCTTTAAAGATAAGTCCAAGGACGAAAGCCTGAAACTCAGTGAGactaaattgaaggagaaattcaaggaaaatctagagaaagaaaaaggtgacTCTGTAAAGATCAGCAATGGAAATGATAAGTTGCCTCCATCCAAAGACCCAGGCAAGAAGGATGTTAGGCCCAGAGAAAAGCTTCTGGGAGATGGCGATCTGATGATGACCAGCTTTGAGAGAATGCTCTCACAGAAAGACCTGGAGATTGAAGAACGCCACAAACGGCacaaagaaagaatgaaacagaTGGAGAAGATGAGGCACAGGTCTGGAGATCCTAAGCTCAAGGAGAGGATGAAGCCAGGTGAGGACCTGCGGAAGAAGAGTCTGGATGTCCCTCCAAAGAAGCCGCTGGGGCTGGACACTGCCCTTAaagacaaaaaactcaaggagttGGCTCCTGCTCCAGCAGTCCCCGAGAATAAGCCCCACTCGGGACCAGCTGTGGATGCCAGAGATTGGTTGGCAGGACCTCATATGAAAGAGGTCTTGCCCGCTTCCCCCAGGCCTGACCAGAACCGGCCCACTGGGGTGCCCACACCTGCATCCTTGGTGTCCGGCCCTAGCTATGAGGAGGCAATGCACACGCCCAGGACCCCATCCTGCAGCGCTGACGACTATCCCGACCTCATATTTGACTGCACAGATCCCCCACCTGTCTCCAGCACGGCCACCAGCGCctgctccccctctttctttGATAGATTCTCTGTGGCAGCAAGCGGGATTTCCGAAACCTCAAGCCAGACGCCTACAAGGCCTCTGTGCACAAACCTTTATCGTTCAGTCTCTGTTGATATCAGGAGGACTCCTGAAGAAGAATTCAGCATTGGGGACAAGCTGTTTAGACAGCAGAGTGTCCCTACTGCATCCAGTTATGACTCACCAGGGCAGCACTTGGAAGACAAGGTCCCTGTGCCCTCAGGTCCCTCGGAGAAGTTTGCTTGCTTGTCTCCAGGGTACTACTCTCCAGACTATGGCATCCCCTCCCCCAAGGTAGACACTCTGCACTGCCCGCCCACGGCTGTGgtcaccaccaccccctccccagaGGGTGCTTTCTCTGGTTTACAGGCAAAATCCCCCACTTCACACAGAGATGAGCTGTTGGCCCCATCCATGGAGGGGGCCCTTCCCCCTGACTTGGGTATTCCCCTGGATGCTACGGAGGACCAGCAGGCCACCGCTGCCATCATCCCCCCAGAGCCCAGTTATCTGGAGCCCCTGGACGAGGGCCCCTTCAGCACAGTgatcacagaggacccagttgagtgggctcatcctgcttcCTCAGAGCAGGGCCTCTCTTCCAGTCTAATGGGGAGCACCCCCGAAAACCCTGTCACCTGGTCCATGGGGTCAGACCTTATGCTTAAGTCTCCACAGCGATTCCCTGAGTCTCCAAAACATTTCTGCCCTACTGAGTCCCTCCACCCCGCTGCCCCTGGGCCCTTTGGCACCACAGATCCGCCTTATCCGGTCTCCCCTGTCCCATACCCTCTATCGGTCCCTGAGCCAGGACTTGAGGAAGTCAAAGATGCTTCAACAGAAGTAATCCCAGCCACCATCTCCACTGCAGAAGAACCAGCTTCTTTCACCCCTTCCTCCAGGCTGGAGTCCTTTTTCAGTAACTGCAAATCACTTCCTGAAGCACCCCCTGATGTGCCTCCAGAGCCTGCGTGTATGACTACTGTGGCTCAGGTggaggctctggggcctctggaaAATACCTTCCTGGAAAATGGCCACAGTCTCTCTGCCCTGAGCCAGGTGGAACCAGTGCCCTGGCCCGATGCCTTCCCCAACTCTGAGGACGACCTGGACCTAGGGCCCTTCTCACTGCCAGAGCTTCCTCTGCAAACTAAAGATGTTTCTGATATCGAAACAGAACCTGTAGAAGAGAGTTCTCTTGTTTCCCCAGAAAGTACCCCTGCAGGGGTCCCTGTTGTCCTGAATGGTGGAGATGTGGCTGCATCAGCTGCTGAGGAACAGCTTGTGCTGTCTACTGACCAGGCAGCTACCCGTCTCCATGCTGAGCCTGAGCCCTCACCTTCAGAAGGGCCAAAGCCAGACATGATTCTGGAAGCCACGGTGGAAGAAGAGGCTATGTCAGAGGGGAGGGCCCCTGAGGCCTCTGACTCCAGCCTGGGACCCACACCAGCCCCGCCAGAGCAGCATCCACCAGGTAGTAGTGGAGATGAGGAGGCAGAAGGCCCAGGTTCTTTGGCAGTATCCCACAGCACACCTGAGCCCCTGGGGGACAGCCCTGCACAGGCACAGGTGGTAAACGGGGCTGGCCCCCATGACAGTGCTGGGCTTGAGAGTCTTCCAGGAAGTATCCAGCCTGAAACTACAGAACCAGAACCCAgacccacagccgaagctccaaaAGCCCCCAAAGTGGAGGAGATCCCCCAACGTATGACCAGAAACCGGGCTCAGATGCTGGCCAACCAGAACAAGCAGAGCTCACCTCCTTCTGAGAAGGAAcctgtccctgcccccacccctagAACGAAGGGTCGAGGCTCAGAGGAGGAGGATCCCCAGGCCCAGCACCCACGCAAACGCCGCTTTCAGCGCTCcagccagcagctgcagcagcagaTGAACACGTCCACGCAGCAGACACGGGAGGTGATCCAGCAGACTCTCGCAGCCATTGTCGATGCCATAAAGCTGGACGATATTGAGCCCTACCACAGTGACAGATCCAACCCATACTTTGAATACTTGCAGATCAGGAAGAAGattgaggagaagaggaagatcCTCTGCTACATCACCCCGCAGGCGCCCCAGTGCTATGCTGAGTATGTCACCTACACAGGCTCCTACCTCCTAGACGGCAAACCGCTCAGCAAGCTGCACATCCCTGTG